The genomic interval AACTTGTCGGGTGTAAGCATCCACTTGAACAACTGCCTCGCGGTCATCTTCTAACTCAACTTCGACTAAATAGTATGGCGTCTGATTTGGAAGCTGATGGTATTCTGCTTCATCATCACCTGTTCCATTTAGATGTTCTTCAGCAATCACTATGGCTTCTTTTTCAGAAATAATCGTAGCCGTTTCTTTTGTTGAGTCAAGTATAGCTCCTGAATATGGGTCTAGTTTGAGGGTAATGACTTCATTCTTGTTGTGTACAACTGCTTTATAATAAGATCGGTCTTTCTCTTGGACATAATCAATGGATTCTAGCCTGCCCTGTGACGAAATACGATTCTCTATTTCTTTTTCGGTAAGTTTCTTTTCTGGTGTTTCTTGCGGTCCCTCTTGTTTCTCTAGGCCCTTTTGTCTTTTTATCGATATAACATCTCCGCTTTTTGCATCGATTCGAATAAGATACGTCCCTGTTTCCAGCTGCATATCAATTTTATATTCATGATCTGTTTTTGTTGTCTTCATAATTTCTCCAGGGTATTTTGCCAGTGCCACCTGTTTTGCCTCTTTTTCAGTCAAGTTTTCCGCAGAAAAGGAAGGTGCCAGCCATTGAAAACCGACAAATACAAGCAGCGTAAAAATGACAACGACTGCTGCTGTCCATAGCCATGTTCTTTTCTTCATCGTATCACTCCATCCAACATTTTGTTGGCTTTAATATATCGCAGTAAAATGAGAACTTGATGAGAAATCATGCTCTATTCGAAAAAAAGCGTGACCTTCGTTCCAATGCCTTCCACACTTTCTATGTCAATCCGGACACCGATGGCATCTGAAATTTCCTTTGCCATGGAAAGGCCAAGACCCGAACCACCTTGTTTTCGGGTTCTTGCTTTATCAACACGATAAAAACGATCAAATACCTTTGGCAATTCAGCTTTTGGGATTCCAATGCCTCTATCCTCGATCCGAATAAATGTTTTTCCTATATGGACAGAGATATCATCATCACTATACTTTCGTGCATTGTCTAAAAAAATAAACAAGAGCTGTTTTAGTTTTTGAATGTCAGTAGTTGCTTCAATAGTATCATCACTGCTGTGAATCTCCACTTTACGATGATAGGCCTTTTGAAACACTTTGATAGATTCAGTGGTGATTTCGTTCAGGTTAACGATTTCCTTCTCAATATTCCATTGTTCCTGATGCTTCGCAAGCAGCAGCAATTGTTCTGTCATCTCTCGCATGCGTATGGCCTCTGAATGAATCGCCTCTACTGATTCGTGAAAAAGGTCAGGACGTTCTAACCCTCGTCTTTTTAAAAGATTTGCATAGCTTTCGATAATCGTTAGCGGTGTTTTCAATTCATGTGACGCGTTTGAAACGAATTGCTCTTGTTTTTCAAAGTTCGTTTGCAGCAAATCAATCATATGATTAAAGGTATCGCCCATCTCAACAAGCTCATCCTTTGATTTCCCTTCAAGATTCATTCGTTTAAATTGACCGCTTGTTTGAATCTCCTTCATCGTCTCGATCATCGAGCGAATCGGTCCGGCGATAATGTTACTTAAAATCGTAGTTGATATGAGAACAGGGATCATCGCAATGACCGTTACTGCCATTAAAACAATGCGTAAAACAGCAAGCATATCTTCTGTAGCTTGGATGCTTTTGGTGATTTGCAGGTTAACGATTGTTCCATCTGTCCAAATAATTGGATGTGAAACGAAAACGTATTTTTCCTGCTGAAATGTGATAATTTCGCTCTGTTCACCAGGATAAAAGTGACCCTCACGTTTGCTCAACTCTTTTTCCGTATCGGATGTAACAGCTGTCCCTTTCCCTTGATCCTCTTTTACAATTTTGATCATGCCATCTATCGGTAGATAGGCACGAAGTAAATCAGATGGGGTAATTCGATTGACATTTTCACTAACATCAACCGCGATTTTTGCTGTCTCTGCTTCCGCCCGTTCGATTTCATTTGTTTTCATCAAGTTGCTGAAAATGAGATAGATGGAGACGTTCATTAAAAGCAAGAGGAAAATAAACAGCACGGTCGTATATAAATTGATTTTCTTTCGCAGTCTCATTTTGCATCCTTTAGGACGTAGCCTACGCCTCTTATCGTATGAATTAATGGGGTTTCAAAATGATAATCGATCTTTTTTCGAAGATAGCGAATATACACATCCACTACGTTTGTATCTCCAAAGTAATCATATCCCCAAACAGCTTCTAAAATTTGATCACGATTTAACACTAAACGTTTATTTTTCAGCAGAAAAAGCAGTAAATCATGCTCCTTTGGGGTAAGGTCAATGTTTGTTTCACCTCTTGTGACTTCACGTGTTTTTTCATTCAGCTTTAAATCACCTGCTGTTAACCACTCATCATCATCAACTTCCTTTGAGGTTGCCGCAGGACGCATTCTTAACACGGCACGAATTCTGGCAAGCAGCTCCTCGATTTGAAATGGTTTTGTGATGTAATCATTCGCCCCAAGATCAAGTCCTGACACCTTATCCTCAAGAGAACCTTTCGCTGTTAGCATGATAACCGGAGTAAGTGAGTCATCAGCACGGATTCTTCGAAGCAGCTCGATTCCGCTTAACCCCGGAAGCATCACATCTAATAAAATCAAATCCCAGCTTCCCGTTCGATAGGCTTCAAGTGCGTCAATTCCGTCCATCGCCTTGCCGATGGTATAGCCTTCATATTCAAGCTCTAATTCGAGCAGTCTTACGATCTTTTCTTCGTCTTCAACGATGAGGATGGATTCTTTTGTCATATGGAAGTCCTCCTTTTGAAACTGTCTTCTTCCATCATAGCGAAAATTCTCAATATTATCCATTGGGTTATCAAATAGAAGAATGTTTGCGTTCCGTAATGCTATACTATTTT from Metabacillus sediminilitoris carries:
- a CDS encoding response regulator transcription factor, with protein sequence MTKESILIVEDEEKIVRLLELELEYEGYTIGKAMDGIDALEAYRTGSWDLILLDVMLPGLSGIELLRRIRADDSLTPVIMLTAKGSLEDKVSGLDLGANDYITKPFQIEELLARIRAVLRMRPAATSKEVDDDEWLTAGDLKLNEKTREVTRGETNIDLTPKEHDLLLFLLKNKRLVLNRDQILEAVWGYDYFGDTNVVDVYIRYLRKKIDYHFETPLIHTIRGVGYVLKDAK
- a CDS encoding sensor histidine kinase → MRLRKKINLYTTVLFIFLLLLMNVSIYLIFSNLMKTNEIERAEAETAKIAVDVSENVNRITPSDLLRAYLPIDGMIKIVKEDQGKGTAVTSDTEKELSKREGHFYPGEQSEIITFQQEKYVFVSHPIIWTDGTIVNLQITKSIQATEDMLAVLRIVLMAVTVIAMIPVLISTTILSNIIAGPIRSMIETMKEIQTSGQFKRMNLEGKSKDELVEMGDTFNHMIDLLQTNFEKQEQFVSNASHELKTPLTIIESYANLLKRRGLERPDLFHESVEAIHSEAIRMREMTEQLLLLAKHQEQWNIEKEIVNLNEITTESIKVFQKAYHRKVEIHSSDDTIEATTDIQKLKQLLFIFLDNARKYSDDDISVHIGKTFIRIEDRGIGIPKAELPKVFDRFYRVDKARTRKQGGSGLGLSMAKEISDAIGVRIDIESVEGIGTKVTLFFE
- a CDS encoding PepSY domain-containing protein; translated protein: MKKRTWLWTAAVVVIFTLLVFVGFQWLAPSFSAENLTEKEAKQVALAKYPGEIMKTTKTDHEYKIDMQLETGTYLIRIDAKSGDVISIKRQKGLEKQEGPQETPEKKLTEKEIENRISSQGRLESIDYVQEKDRSYYKAVVHNKNEVITLKLDPYSGAILDSTKETATIISEKEAIVIAEEHLNGTGDDEAEYHQLPNQTPYYLVEVELEDDREAVVQVDAYTRQVKSVTWEDQDDGDDDAE